Part of the Vanessa cardui chromosome 23, ilVanCard2.1, whole genome shotgun sequence genome, GGTCAATGGAGGACTTTGTTAATGCAACGGAATACAAGGAAGGCTATGGAAAGATTGTGAAAGCACGCCGACTAAACCGTAAGATAAAAAAAGATGATGGTTCACCTGCTTGGCTACCTCCACAATCTGTCGTTCTGATCTTTGAGGGCCAAACTCTCCCAAAGAAGATATTTGCTTTTTACACTTCTTTGGTAGTTGAGGTATACCAACTTCCTACTATTCAGTGTAGGAAGTGCCTTCGGTTCGGGCATGTTCAGATTGCTTGCCGTTCAAATGCCCGCTGCTACAAATGTGGACAGTCACACTCCGGTGAAACTTGTAACATTCCCTCTGACCGTATCAGGTGTCTTTTGTGTACCGGGAGACACTTAGCTACTGATCCGACATGTCCAGAATTTAAAAGGCAAAagcgtataaaaaaaatcatgtccgAGCTCAGTATCTCATACATGGAGGCTTCTGCACAGGAACCTTCAGTAAGACGAGCTTATTCTGACGTGGCAAAAACTATGTTTGCGCAAACCCCTCCTCAGCCAGTACAGACTTCACCAACTTCTCAATCAATTCCTGGATCCACTCCGCAAAAGACATCCTATCGCAAAACTGTCCAAACTCCTTCCCGTACAAGAACTCCCTTCGCAGAGGGTTATGATCGATCTGCccacaataaaattattagagaACCATCACCATCTCTCCCTAATGGTTGTGGCCTGAATAGATCTCTTTCATCACCTAATGAAAATTTACCAGAACTACTTATTATGCTAATAACAAATATAGTCGCTAAATTTAGCGATGTACTACCGTACGACGTTGCCCCCTTACTTTCTAGACTCGCAGAAATTGTTGCTAATGGCCCCCTCGGGCTTAACCAAAATTCTTCAATGGAATAGTAGAAGTATTGCCCCTAAAAAAcctgatttaattaatttaattaatgctcATTCTGTGTCCGTTGCGGCCATCTCTGAGACATGGTTGAGGCCTGGGTCTCATTTTAGAGTCCCAGGGTTCGCCTGTTTACGGGATGATCGTGATGATGGCAGGGCAGGGTGTGCATTACTAATTAAAAGATCTTTTCCTTTTTCAATTATCCCTCTCCCTCCTCATTCCCGAGAAATCAACGCTGTTGCAGCTTGCATAGGCAATATTAACTATATCTCAATTTATATTCCTGACCCTAAACTCTCTCTGATCCCTGACCTTTCTACAATTTTGTTCTCAGTCTCTTCTCCACTCATTATTTTAGGTGACTTCAACTCTCACCACAGCACCTGGGGATCATATTACACAGATTCTTTCTCCCCCTGGTTGATGGACCTTTTTGATGATATCAATGTTTGTGTCATAAATGATGGTTCTCCTACCCGCCGTGCATATCCTGGTCAAAATCCTAATTCAGCAGTAGATATTTCTGCTTGCTCTCCAGAACTCTCATCTTCACTAAATTGGAACGCGTTATCCCACACTTTTGGCAGCGATCATTTACCTATCATAATATCACAACCTTCATCAGTAATTCCAATCCCTACTCCTGTACCCCTTCTCAAACATAAATTACAAGATGCCGACTGGAAAAATTTTTCttcttatgttaaatataaattaaacgaatTTAACCAAAATTCTTCTTCTCAAAAGTACTTTAATTTTCGTGATACATTGTTTGAAGCTGCTAACTTATTAATTCCCAGGAAAAAGCCTTACTCTAACAAAATCTCCTCACCTCCCTGGTGGGATTCCGATTGCACTTCCTTCGTCATAAAAAGAGGGAGGGCCGAAGACATCTTTAATGCATCTTTAAATCTTGATGATTTTCAGATTTTACAAAAAGTAACTGCCCGTACCAAAAGACTACTTTCCAAAAAAAGAAGAGAGTATGGAGGGGATTTAGTGAGAGCTTATCCCCGAGAACTTCCGCATCACTCGTATGGAGAAATATGAAACGGTTCATTGAAACTTGACCCGCTTCACTCATATGACTCCTCAGGTTGGCTGGAGGACTTCGCGGATAGCCTGGCCCCTTCTTCTGTTTCTTGCGAGTTCCCTCTTTTTATCCCCTCTTCTCATTTAACTTCCTTGGATGAAAGGTTTACCTTTGATGAATTAAATACGGCACTTAAAGGCTTGAGAGATTCTTCTCCAGGTGAAGATGGTATTCCATAcagttttattaacaaattaagcactccCAGTCTTCATTATCTTCTGGACATCCTAAATGACATTTTCATTAGAGAAGAAATACCCGATGACTGTAAATGCCAAATTATTATCCCTATTTTAAAACCTAATAAAGACCCAGAGAAGGCTGGCTCTTATAGACCAATTGCCCTTTCATCAACCATAGGAAAAATTCTTGAGCATCTTATTAAAAATCGTTTAGAATGGTATTTGGAAAATAATGAGTCTCTAGCAAAGAGTCAGTATGGTTTTCGTAAAAGCAAAAGCACCATAGATAGCTTGAACATACTTACAACTGATATCCGTCTTTCATTCTCTAAAAAAGAACACCTTGTGGGATGCTTTTTAGATATCTCGGCTGCCTATGACTGTGTCAATATTCCGGTGCTCAGAGCAAAAATGCTAGAGCTGAGTGTCCCAGTGAGAATTGTTCACTATATCTGTAAACTTTTTATGGGCAGAACTATTAAAATTCGTAATGGTGGCCTTCTTCTCCCGCCCAGAACACTTTGGCAAGGTATCCCACAAGGGTCAGTATTGAGCCCCTTGCTCTACAGTATATATACTTACGATCTAGAGCAATCGGTCCTTCCTTTCTGTAATATTCTCATAGctaatcaaaaatttattagCCTTCTGTCTGATTGGCAAGACTGGATACCAGTGTTCACTGACGCTTCAAAATTAACTGATAACTCCGATGGTAATGTTGGTGCTGCGGTTTGGATCCCAAAATTCAACGTTACTTTATCCTTTAAATGCCCCCTCAGACTTCGGTGTTCACGGGTGAAGCTGTTGCCTTATATGAAGCACTCCTATTTGCTGACTCTCATAATttctctaaaacaattattttcacagACTGTAGAAGTTGCTTACAAAAAATTTGCAGTAAtcaattcaaaatgaaaattaagcTTCCTATCATTTTGAAGATTAAAGAGTTACTgtttaattgtaaacaaaaaggTAAAGATGTGGTCCTTGCTTGGATTCCTGGACACTCTGGTATTGCAGACAATGAGATGGTGGACTCTTGGGCTAAAAATGCAACAATAAGTAGATCTGAAAATCATAGTGGGTTATATCATTCCGATTTGTTACCTCTAGCGAACTTGCATGTAAAAAACGATTGGCAAAATTTATGGGATTCTTCAAGACTGAGTAAAGGGCGTTACTATGGGAATATACAACCTGTGATACCACGAAAACCATGGTTCTTCCGATTTCGAAAAGGTGGCAAACAAGCCACATCTACCATATGTCGCCTCCTTATAGGTCATGCTTGCACACCGGTCTTTCTCGCTAAAATCAGAGTACGCGATAACTCTCTTTGTGAGTGTGGTTTGGACGATGGGACGGtagatcatatttttttcaattgtccCAAACTGACATTCTCTTTATACGTTCTTCCTCCAGATATACCCCGACCTATCAATTTTCAATCTCTTCTCACTTATTCGCATTCTCCTTTTGTAGttcatttaatgaaatatatttcatttcatgacttaaaactttaaaatattttttttttgtctttcctactaatattttctatttcctactaaaaacttatttctatatatatatatttatatgataccgTTATTGTCGTGTGATGTCTGTGTCGTCATTTTATGTTATCTGTTTTAGGTGTCCTGGAACAAATCCCTGAAATTTTCAAAGCCAAACACCGAACAATTTCCCTGCGTGTTACTTTCATAAAATGTCGTAATTGGCCAAATACGTCTCACAAACAAGAGATCTGAAtgccattaataataaaaataaaaaatacagtaaagaaacactcataattttaaaagtttctaatgtctaatcttaaataaattatgtagtatacttagtatcagtatcGCACCCGTGCGCAGCCGGGACGGATCGCTAGTGTGATCGCTAGctatcgaataaaataaattattataaattacagatattgtacataaataaaactcgATAATTTCAGTGACTATTTTATTCACGGCTACGAGAATTGAATACGGAAGATTTTATAGGCACAGTATTCCATAAGAGCAAGAAACAGCGGGTACGCGACTTTTTTACCAATTTGAGGAGTAAAAAAGTACGCAATAGCACCAGCACCGGCCGTATACCATCCCCAAACCCTGTCATTCTGTTGAGAATAAACACACAATGATACGATATTGCATGCTATCATTAAATTCCCTAAATGTGGATTGTCGTTTCCTGCCAACGCCATCACGAATGGAATCAAACCAGAGACAAGATGTAGGGTACTTATACTTTGGTCGCTACGGTATAAATCTGCCATTAGACAAGGCAGTGCTAAATATCGACTAGCGCTGTAACTGATAACATAGGCTGATCGGAAATCGTTATTAAATCTGCcgcctgaaataaaaaaatgtattctttattattatacacagATCcctgttatttttaactttaacacAAGATTGAAACTGTTAGGTGTGCAGACAAACAGTATAACGTTATTGCatgataatactaaaatataactaCATGTAACTTCACGCTTTCTACGGTTTTCTCATATATTTCGCTTGTTAAAAAGCCTTACTTTGAAAATGCAAGAATCCCAATATTCCATGAACAAAAAAATTGGCATGCATCCCCGGGTGTGAATAACTTTTGGCATGTGTACGCCCTAAACTTTGGCCGGCTACACAACATAACACAATGTGTGCAATTGATGTATTAAGATCATCTTCTTCTCCCATAATatgtaattcatttaaataaaattataaatacttatctAAAAATCTCAAAAAGAATAACGTTATTGACAAAAGGGCtaagtcattttaaaaatactggcCATTTTATTACAGGCAATGTAAAAAGTTTCATGAATAGTTGAgatgattataaattataatgtgattttaatttaatcattcttATGCATCATTTACATGGATgagttattataaatgaataaaaaatatcggTAATACAGTACGgttcattcaattttattgttttatataaataacgcaTTATTTAAcgataatataactttataaaattcaaaagcaacaaaaaagcatttaaaaaaatgtaatatactaCATCATGTGAATCTAAAACTccaaaattattactattattatcatacatgattttatataggtagaatattataaattacattccaATGAGACACGAGTTTACTTTGTAGTAGGCAACACTAAATTCTAGAATCGAGATCAAAGCATAGACAAATCCAATTCTAAACCAAAGGCTTCCATTTTGCTGCTAAATGCGTAagaatttccaaaaaaataacGTCTCAAATTCGTGTGTACAAACGTGAATACAAAGTAAATTCTTAAAAACGCAGTGATTAACAGTTGAGGATGGCGGCCAGTGATTCCGGGACGGATGACTCACTCTATCCCATTGCAGTACTAATTGACGAGTTAAAAAATGAAGATGTTCAACTGAGATTGAATTCTATTAAAAAGCTGTCGACAATAGCACTCGCTTTGGGCGTGGAGCGAACCAGATCTGAACTCATCCCGTTCCTGACGGAGACCATATACGATGAAGATGAAGTACTTCTTGCTCTTGCTGAACAACTAGGTAAGCTTTTATCTTCAATTTCAGCGTATTACTATTTATCTCCATTAGTTGACGAATGCTTTGTATGATATGGTACTTAATgctatttacttattaaataactataagcacgatattttaaaattatttgaattcgtattttgtaaaattaagaattta contains:
- the LOC124539758 gene encoding uncharacterized protein LOC124539758 — protein: MGEEDDLNTSIAHIVLCCVAGQSLGRTHAKSYSHPGMHANFFVHGILGFLHFQSGRFNNDFRSAYVISYSASRYLALPCLMADLYRSDQSISTLHLVSGLIPFVMALAGNDNPHLGNLMIACNIVSLCVYSQQNDRVWGWYTAGAGAIAYFFTPQIGKKVAYPLFLALMEYCAYKIFRIQFS